In one Natronosalvus amylolyticus genomic region, the following are encoded:
- a CDS encoding DUF5787 family protein — MSEFAFELELCAALENERDGIVARQLGASVASGGGRILDIVHIEPGPAFDRRAEISPSAIPAAAIESDVGTGRARYWKSCFDCHPERARRAVERALEIGFFERERRGGRDYVRQTTRYPEWAGRVLAIENKPDLASPGDLEHQLRLDVSLGLVDEVVLATESYVTRAHLNRLPDPVGVWRIHSESIDLERSSRGENTSKGGVNSSESGPNGTDKRVSGIESVARRALEIEVIREPTPLPADGPGVEPVAYHPGRTDIAVLSGEEKARVRRRLLERAYGKGWRTYGFPACGRASTASLDGATVPYCPWLGRIVDAESDCGPTCAGFEALEGDGAEIDLEAERENRTAWVRDPRGTKRRQSGLDRFG; from the coding sequence GTGAGCGAGTTTGCGTTCGAACTCGAGTTGTGTGCCGCTCTCGAGAACGAGCGAGACGGCATCGTCGCCCGACAGCTCGGCGCGAGCGTCGCCAGCGGGGGCGGGCGTATCCTCGATATCGTCCACATCGAACCCGGCCCGGCGTTCGACCGTCGGGCCGAGATTTCGCCGTCTGCGATTCCGGCGGCCGCTATCGAATCGGACGTGGGGACCGGTCGCGCTCGCTACTGGAAATCCTGTTTCGACTGCCATCCCGAACGCGCCAGACGGGCGGTCGAGCGCGCCCTCGAGATCGGTTTTTTCGAACGCGAACGACGGGGCGGTCGCGACTACGTCCGGCAGACGACGCGCTACCCCGAGTGGGCCGGGCGCGTACTGGCCATCGAGAACAAACCCGACCTCGCCAGTCCCGGCGACCTCGAACACCAGTTACGGCTGGACGTGAGCCTCGGCCTCGTCGACGAAGTCGTGCTGGCGACCGAGAGCTACGTTACTCGAGCACACCTCAACCGACTCCCCGATCCCGTCGGTGTCTGGCGGATCCATAGCGAATCGATCGACCTCGAACGCTCGAGCCGCGGAGAAAACACTTCAAAGGGTGGAGTTAATAGTAGTGAAAGTGGACCGAATGGCACTGATAAAAGAGTAAGCGGTATTGAAAGTGTAGCACGTAGGGCGCTCGAGATCGAGGTGATTCGCGAGCCGACGCCCCTCCCTGCCGACGGCCCCGGCGTCGAACCGGTCGCGTATCACCCTGGGCGGACCGATATCGCCGTCCTCTCAGGCGAAGAAAAAGCCCGCGTTCGCCGACGACTCCTCGAGCGAGCCTACGGAAAGGGGTGGCGAACGTACGGGTTCCCGGCGTGTGGACGCGCCAGCACTGCGAGTCTTGACGGCGCAACGGTGCCCTACTGTCCGTGGCTCGGTCGGATCGTCGACGCCGAAAGCGACTGTGGTCCGACCTGTGCTGGCTTCGAAGCACTCGAAGGCGACGGCGCCGAGATCGATCTCGAGGCCGAACGCGAGAACCGAACGGCATGGGTTCGCGATCCCCGGGGAACGAAACGACGGCAGAGTGGCCTGGACCGGTTTGGGTAA